The DNA window GCAGACCTGAGTGGCCAGCAGCAAGTTTTGTCGGGTACTGGACACACCTATGGGAGTGGAAACCGCATGGGGTTCCAGGAGTCGAGGATAAATGATGCTTTGTTCTCTTCTTACTTCCGAACGTTGCCGAGCATTAAGGATGTGCCAAATACAGAGAAACAGAACCTGCTCATTATAAAGTTGAATATGTGCTGCACCCTGTTTGACTTTTCGGACCCGACAAAGAACATAAAGGAGAAGAAAATAAAGATGGAAACATTGATGGAGATACTCGATTATGTTAAAACAGCTAACACAAAGTTCCCTGAGATTGTTGTGGAGGGAATCACAAAAATGATTTCAGCAAACTTGTTCAGGACACTGGTTATCCCGCCCAGGGAGAAAAAGGTGCTTCAAGCTTTTGATTTAGAGGAGGACGAACCATTGATGGACCCTGCATGGCCGCACTTGCATATTGTGTATGAGTTGCTCTTGAATTTTGTTCAATCTACAGAAACTGATGCTAAATTGGCTAAGCGATATGTTGACCATTCCTTTATTCTAAGGCTGCTTGAGCTCTTTGATTCTGAGGACCTTAGGGAGAGGGACTACCTTAAGATGGTACTTCACCGTATCTATGGGAAGTTCATGGTGTATCGGCCATTTATCCGGAAAGCTATCAATAATGTATTCTACCAGTTCATATATGAAACTGAAAAGCACAATGGAATAGCAGAGCTCTTGGAAATTTTAGGAAGTATCATCAATGGATTTGCTTTGCCACTCAAGGAAGAGCACAAACTGTTCCTTGTGAGGACCTTAATTCCACTTCACAAGGCAAGGTGCATTTCAATGTACCACCGGCAGCTGTCTTACTGTATTACACAGTTTGTTGAAAAAGATGGCAAGCTTGCGGATACTATTATTAGGGGCATCATAAAATATTGGCCTGTCACAAACAGCCCAAAAGAAGTACTCTTCTTGGGAGAGTTGGAAGAGATACTAGAAGCAACACAACCTAGTGAGTTTCAAAATTGTATGGTTCCTGTTTTCTGCCAAGTTGCTCGCTGCTTTAACAGCTCTCACTTCCAGGTAATATCATTCACCTTATCCTTGATGAGTATTCCCTCTATGCAGCTTTATTACCATTGATGGTTGAATTGTTGGCTTGTTTTGTACTCTTACCTCATCAGAATTGGATTAGATGTCATCTGAAACAGTCATCATATTTTGCTTGGCTAAATGTTAGTTCCCTGTTGGTTTGTTATAACAGTATTACATCATTTTCACCAACAATTCAAATAACAAATTTCAGTCTTTTCATCTAATTATTCGCAAATACTTCTTAGCATTAAAAATGTGTTTGCTTGTATAAGTGCAGTGCATATCATCAACCTCAtatgtgtctgtttgtttggtCTTTATTTTCTGGAGCCATAAATGAAAATTTGAACTGAGAAAACATAGTTTCTATTTGTAGACATCTTGAATTGCTAAGTTTCCAACAGCAGAATGCAGGCCCCATTCAGCTTATGCCATTTTAAATTAATTTATTTTGGTCTAGTCAGTTTGTTCCTCACAGAACAATGTCCTTTCTATCTGCATGGATTTGAACTTAGTTACATTTTTCTAAGATTTAAATAATGTTGGATTAATTAATCTGCACTTATGTTAGGCAACCATTCCTTGGTCCAGAATCCTCCTAGGTACATTTGGAGTGAAATCAGATGTTTCTTAAAGATCATTCTAGCTGCTTCATGGGATTTCCCAACCCATTGTTCGACATGCACTCATGTCATTCTATGTCCTCCTTAAAGATGGGGTTTCCAACATTTTAGTGGCATGACAGCGACAGGGCTGGCCCAAATCTGAGGCTTAGCATAGGAAACAAACAACCTTCAATTTTATGATGCTTGCTGCTTCCTTAATTGTTTCACAAATTTTCTACTGGTCCTCACTACCTCACAAAAAAGCATAAAATAAAAGATTTTGGCTCCCCTTCTTTTTTCTTCACTGCCTTTGCTATTGAAAACTAGAGGAAGCGTGCAGCCTGTCGTGAGCATGTGCCACAAAGCATGTTGTATTCATGTAAATAATTTTTTGGAGCTCAGGAATAAACTATTGCAAGATCTGTGAATAAACCCAGTGACACATAACTCAAATGTTCCTTTCTTGGTGTGAACTGGGAGCCCTATATGAGATCCCTAAATTCTCTGCAGTATCATGATAAAGCATTGATCTATTGAAGAGTACAAACAAAATTAAACAGATGACACCTAGTTCTATATGTTGCACGTCTACCTGGAATTTTCTGGATCTGTTTTTGGGAAGTGCATCAATACTGCATATCTAGTCAGTAATAGTAAATCATAACTCATTCTGGTTTTGTATgttttttattaaaaaattaCTTGCATATGCTGCAATATTTAGAAGCTTCAATTGTTTTATTGTAGCCTTGCTGAGCATTCTAGGATCTCGTTCTTTATCGTTTATATTTGACTCTATAATGGGCTAATGGCAAGTTTCAGAAAAGATACTTAATTTTGTTAGATCCAAAGTTGTAATATTTATAAGGTACTGCTTGAATTTTAATTTTATATGTATGAGGTGGAAAAACAACAACAATGGATTGGGgatattttttttttttggaaaaccATGTATAACCAAATTTGAGTGGTTTCTGTTAACTGTAGTGTGCACATGTGAATATATTCGGTCCTCCAGGATTGGTAATTTATATTCATATGGAAACATGATTTATTTTTACACATTGGTATCTATACTATAAATACTCATTGCTATGATTTTATTTGTGTACTtgcttttttatatatattgtAATGTGCTTATACTTTATTTAGGTTGCTGAGAGAGCATTGTTTTTGTGGAACAATGATCGCGTGGAGAGTTTGATTAGGCAAAACAGTAAGGCGATCCTGCCTATCATCTTACCTGCATTGGAGAAAAATATAAATGAGCACTGGAACCCGGCCGTGCAAAGCCTCAGTCTGAACGTGCAAAAGTTGTTCTCCGATCGTGAGCCTGAGCTGTTTGCTGAATGTGTGCTGAAATATGAGGAAGACAAAGTCAGAGAGGAGGAGCTTAAGCTGAAGCAGGCGGCGGCATGGAAACGTCTAGACAAGATTGCATCAGCCAAAGTCACATGTGGTGAGGCTGTCCTTGTCTCTCCAACCTTGCCCCGCCAACCTTCAGGCGTTTAGGAACTTACATCAAAGGGTAAGCATGCTGGTTGTTATGTTTCAGTTGATTCAAGTATTTGTTAATCTTGTGCAGTTTGGATAATACTTGGATCCTTAGTGTTTGCAGGTCCTTGCAGAGTCATCCGGCATTGTACAGGATTGGGTTGTAGATAGGAAAAAAGAAGGGGTATATGAAGCCGCCAAGGCTGGTGTGCGCAACAGAGGAAAAGAGATATGGGTAGCCAATTGTGCATCAGTTCTGTAAATCACATGCCATGGCTTCTTTCGGCATTCTGGTGGTTCAGTCTCTTGTAGTTTGTGGTTCAGAGAATGGATGGTTGTTTTTTTTTCCGTATAAGATCAGTTAAAGGGGAGCTGGTACATGCCTTTTGCTATTCCTGTTCTCTGCTCGGATGGTGGGTGGTCGGCTGAAGTGATGCAAGTCCCTTAAGCTTTCCTTTCGCACTTAGTTGATGTGGTTTGTGATAATTGTGAATGCTAGCGGATCATGTCAGATCCGCGAGCAGATGCCGTGCAGGAG is part of the Panicum hallii strain FIL2 chromosome 2, PHallii_v3.1, whole genome shotgun sequence genome and encodes:
- the LOC112882902 gene encoding serine/threonine protein phosphatase 2A 57 kDa regulatory subunit B' theta isoform-like gives rise to the protein MMKQIFGRRKASKTADKELVGGRRHAVLNQQSGSGDADLSGQQQVLSGTGHTYGSGNRMGFQESRINDALFSSYFRTLPSIKDVPNTEKQNLLIIKLNMCCTLFDFSDPTKNIKEKKIKMETLMEILDYVKTANTKFPEIVVEGITKMISANLFRTLVIPPREKKVLQAFDLEEDEPLMDPAWPHLHIVYELLLNFVQSTETDAKLAKRYVDHSFILRLLELFDSEDLRERDYLKMVLHRIYGKFMVYRPFIRKAINNVFYQFIYETEKHNGIAELLEILGSIINGFALPLKEEHKLFLVRTLIPLHKARCISMYHRQLSYCITQFVEKDGKLADTIIRGIIKYWPVTNSPKEVLFLGELEEILEATQPSEFQNCMVPVFCQVARCFNSSHFQVAERALFLWNNDRVESLIRQNSKAILPIILPALEKNINEHWNPAVQSLSLNVQKLFSDREPELFAECVLKYEEDKVREEELKLKQAAAWKRLDKIASAKVTCGEAVLVSPTLPRQPSGV